The following DNA comes from Chelmon rostratus isolate fCheRos1 chromosome 3, fCheRos1.pri, whole genome shotgun sequence.
GACGGAGCAGCCTGGCACAGCAGAGCGGGCAGACGCAGCCGTAGCAACGTTCGTGAAAGCGCCACTTCCTGTTGTGCGGTCCAGAAACCGGGTGTGTCGGGGTTCCCACTGCATCCGGGTGGGTGTATTCTTTTTCAGCTCTCCCTTTCTTCCATGCAGCGTTTACCACCTCAcatgtccaaacacacacacacacacacacgcacatacaccgCCACCACCCCTCCTCCAGGAAACTCGTTGGCTGTCAATGAGACAGCACTAACTGTAGACGTTTCCTGGCCACTTGATAGAGCCAAGCACgcaggcagagacagcagcGCCACTGCACAGCTGCAACTTACCCCCAACCCTGTCACTtacacaaccccccccccccccaccaccaccaccagcagcaccacctgGCTGAACCCCATCTCTACCCGCATTCCCACATCCATCCTGACCTTTGTCACACCCAACCGCAACCTACAACTGTTGATGTTACATAAATCTTTCGCTAGCTACACATCAACTTGtttgcttgcacacacacatacaatatgtgcaaacacatcaaaaacatacagtggtggaatgtaactaagtacatttacttaagcaCTGTActaagtacatttttttaaatactttactATACTTCTATTTCATGCTACTTTTATTTCGATTTCTTCACTACATTTTGGAAGTTTTTACTCAATATTTGACAACGTTCATGACTAGTTACTTTCAGATAATACAAAATATCAATCAGATAATAAATTATTATACTATTGATTCAGCCATCTGCATAGTgcataaagtagttcaaattagctccacctctaCCGTCAGTAATTATAACCTAGtaatataatgtatattattctgaattggggccattctgcataatgagtatttttacttttgatactttaaatacattttgatgttAATACGTTTGCTAGATGctagattttaaatgcaggacttttgcttTTAGAGTTTTCTTACATGGTGTTATTGCTAAAAGTACGTTTTCCATCACAAAAAAGCATTGTAGACTGGTGCAACACTCCGCTAAATCTGCTTCCTGCAAAAACTCCAGCACTTCATCAGCAACTGTTGAGTCACCAGGTTTTCTCCTTCTTTGCTCCAGGGCTGGGATTGTCACAGTAATGTCAGCGAACACTTATACTGGGCTTCAGGGTGTCACGCCACTcactatttttatttctttttaactgGTGTTGTTTATGGCTCCCTTGTTAAATGCACCATTATCAATCTGTCATTCTGTggaacagcacaaacaaacaacatggaGTCTGACTGGAGGCCCTGACTGTATAATGTGTGGTGACAAGTTTGTCATGgtgctctgtgttgttgtttaaaataaGCAGTCACATTTCCTCACAGCATTGCATTTATATGTTTAACATTTGACGGTTATTGTGATCACGGCACACTGAGACTACTACTCACTGAATACTCTGTGGGTACGCAAATGTTCCCTAAACATTTGGCAAACACGGCAAAGCATTTGGATGTGTTGAGAAATCGTGCTGACACAGAGCTGACAAAGAGCTGTCTTTGGAGCGCAATAAGAGGATGTCAAATACGGAACAGCAAactaaaacacactttatttcTGTCTGGTACAAGTGTGTCACAACGTCAGGGTGGGACCATCGACCCCGCTTCTCTTACAATAAGAACAGCAGGAACATTAAAAGCTGAAACTCTGATCTATTAATGCACGACATGCACTCCTCTGCAGGTGCAGTGGAGTATGTGGCTGTCCGGCTCACCATAACTGCACTGGAGCAATGTTGCTTATTTACATGGAAATTTAAACATGCGACAGAATTAACAGACAGAATTTTTATGGGTCTACAGAGGTGGAGATCAACATCCTTAATTTCTTGACCGAGAAAGGATTATTTgagttttatgtcattttaggTTGATTAGATTTGGTTGCTGCTGTAAATTCAGCCTGATATCATCCAATTAGATTTCCAGGATCctgttttgcatcatttatcCATGTTATGGATCCATGCTGTTTGACAATGAGGTGAATGTTTAACAAAGCAACACTCTGACTTTATTTTGATATGAAACACATACAAGTCTGAatgttctgtgatgttttcattcatctctcAACTGGCCCCAGAGCACAGTTCACTATTTTCCATCGTAACACAGAGCTTCACACTCAGTGTTTGCACATCACCAGAAAAAACACGGAGTACAAAAAATCGCCAGAAATCCATTTCTTACTTATTCACACTACTTCTGATGTGGGCCGATGACTGTGTGTTCTGTCCTGTCCGTCATTGTGACATTTAAACTCCGTGTGGCTGCACGCCTCTTTGCCTGCTGTCCTCTGGTGTCACCGCTCATCATTTGTGGCCGCCACCATCCTTATCTGACCCTTAActtttcccagaatgccatGGGTCACCAAAGAGGCCTTAGCCCCGAAGCTCTCCTCGCTGTCTGTGTCACCATAGCAACTGGACGTTGCCGGGGAGTTGGCCAGTGCGATGACTGAGTCGGTcgagtctctgtctctgtggacaGATGGTGGTGGTGCGGCGTGGGACAGGGGAGGAGTGTCGCACTGAAAGAGAGGGTTCAGTTTGTTACCGTCCAGCCCGGCCGCGACGCTTTCGTCCTCAGCCTCATTGTCAGTGGAGTCCCTGCTCTTGTCCTGGGCCTGGTCGTTGAGCAGAGTGACCAAGAAGTTGATGTACTTCACAGCCAGACGAAGGATCTCGTTCTTGCTGAGCTTCTTGTCGGGTGGGTGTGTGGGAATGAGCTTTCTCAGCTCAGAGAAAGCGCCGTTCACGTTCTGCTGTCGCCAGCGCTCGCGGCTGTTGGTGAAGACACGGCGAGCGATTTTCTGTGGAGGGCCTGTTAGACACACATGAACACGGTGTAAGTGTGCGGGGCCTTAAACGACATAAGAGGAAGTTCACATACATTCGTCTTTATGTCAACAAACCACGTTAACAGagtaaaaccaacaatgaaatGATCCTGCTAACAAGGATTGTGTAGCTAGTCTAACATAGCTCtattaaaactattaaaaaacacagtgaGCCACATCGTCACTCTGTGATACgcgctgctgctgtaaatactccaaacagtggattaatacaccaaacgtgtattaatccaccactgaaaatagtcccaattgcaacaaatgcactttttactcctgtttgaTTAACGCTTGCTAAAgactacagtgcccagctgttttagggaATTATAtaagcttgaaaaaaaaaatatatatattatgtattattttttaagAACATTTATGTCTTTGGTAAGAACAACTGAGCTTTAATATAAAAGCcacaaacaacagagagaaattTTTGAGGAAATATTGAGAGACAGACTAAACCATTGATGCCACTGATAATTAGAAAAACAGTAACTATGGCCATATCAGTACTGACATCTGATtctttgtttggctgcacagaaaCTCACATTCGCTGATCTCCACCTCAAAGTGTGACGAAGGTCTTCTCTTCATCCGGCTGTTGCTGATGACACTATAATTTCCTGCTGAGGGACCCAGGTAAGAACTAgagataaaaaaacataatgatgtgtgtgaaaatgcGACATTCATGTAACTGCATTCACAATCGACCTGGACGATAAAATGCGGCTCAATATAATGAGCATGTTGCGAACATGCTGGGCCGTTCCAGCACCTCTCGTCTTAAATAGAGAGACACATCGGAGAGTGGATGGAGAAATCGACAACATGGTGGAAGCCATTAACCGAAGTGTGATTACTTTGGTGGCATTGATTGAGTATGCATGCAGAGTTTTATCCCAGTCTCATTAAGTCTGGTTACTAGCTGATTCTACCtcaggggtgggggggtggggggggggtgaaatagATCAATGCTTCCTGCTACAAACAGACCGGAGAGAAGTGAGGAGGGAACCTTATTCCCACACCTCCATGACAGATGGTGAAACCATAGATGTAGTTACTGTGAAAAAAAGTCCTGCTTTTAACGTAGCTGATGCTCCTCTGTTACAGAAAGAAACTGTGGAAAATCCTTTTTGGAGTAAAGAATAGATGAACAGTAGGAGGGCTTTGATAACGTCTGCAAATGAATGCCTTTCTTCATGAGTGTAAGCTTGGACTTGCCAACGCTACGAGCCCAAAAAGTGCTTCAAGAGTTCTGTTATGTCACCTTTTGTCAGTTCGCCGACTAAATTTAGCTGCAATTAAAACCTAAATGTATAGTTTTAAAAGTGATAttttttcccatgatgcaactcgTGTCCAACAGCCAAACCTTCTGGTGAGTAAATTTAGCGTGAGAAATGTTGGAAATGAGAGGTCCCTTTATAACAGCACACATCCTGCTGTCAATTTCACATAGCGACTATTAATCACAATGGGAAGTCATGAAATCCCAGCAGTTGAGGTTTCCTATGAAACAGAAACTTGTCGTAGTTACCAACGAGAGCATCTCAGGAAAATGTACGGCATTTTATACTTTATAGTTCCACATGAGCCTGCACACCTGGTGCCAAGAATGTGGCATTTTTCTGGCTTTTATTTGTCATGATGTTCCACAGAGAGCTGAAGTTACATTATTGTATTTTCCATAATTCTTTACAGGTTCAAATGCAACCTCCTGAATTACAGCCGCAATTGTGAGAAAGCTGGGgcaatgtgtaaaatgtaacaAAACAGAACGCAAGCATTAgcaaatgagctgtgtttactgacgaCCTTTATACAATAATGTGTTCACtgagtggtgaacctcgctccatccttgcttgtgaacgactgagcctttccaggatgctcctttcatacccaatcatgatactatcacctgttaccaatcaacctgtttacctgtggaacgttccaaacaggtgtttttggagcattcctaaacttttccactcttttgttgctcctgtcacaacttgtttgaaatgtgttcaaaataagcagatatttacaaaaatcaatgaagctgatgaggtgaaacattaaatatattgtctttcaGTTCACTTTATGTCAAAAAACagggattagcaaatgatcacattctgtgttatttctgttttacacaacatcccaacttttttggaatcagggttgtatttaaTTGGTCATGAAATAGATATTCTATCAACAAGATCTTTTTCAGCAGAGTGTGCTAGTCACGCTTGGGTACTGGATAACACTGTCAGTACTGTCTGCTATCGCTGTGGTTCCCAACTCTGTGGTTGAGACCCCTTGATGGGGTCACAGGAAAAAAATTAGaaagaaagacataaaaagacaaaattatgttttctgacttttcaccACACGTTGCTTTTTCTTGTGGAAAAAGATAGTTTGACCTCTTTAGGCCTCAAAACGTTGTTCAGATGAAACAGTCAGAGAAGGGAACCTCACTCTGCTCTCCACTCACTGATGACGGGTCGCAAGTACTCAACATGGCTGTAAACCACAGTGCTCATGAGCCAAATCTCACCTGGTGAAGAAGGGGTGTGCAGACAGGTACTGCTGAGGCAACAGGGGTCCTGATGAAGGAGTCGAATGCCCCCCGGAACCTACTGCAGGTCCAGAAGCTCCAGGGCTGGCCCCAGGCAAGCAGGTCAGCTGATTGCGGCGAAGGTCCCCGTGGGGCCCGTGCAGGAGGTTGGGAATTGGGTGGAGAGCAGTCAAAGGGGTATTggtgagggggagagggggcTTGCTGTGGCCGAGGCTGATAACTGGaatgtgtggaggaagaggagaggatgatgaggacAAGGGGAGTGatgtggtggaggtgggaggtggTAGAGGACACGGGGAGGTCTTGGCTGGTGCCGGGAGGAGCGGAGGCGGAGAGGAAAGAGTTGGGGACTGGTTGGCAGAGGCACCAGTGGCTGTGGTGGGCGTTGGTCCTCCgcgcctctcctcctcctcctcctcctcggtcTCCATGACGATGGGTTCAGGTGCAGCTGTTTTATCCGCGTGGTGACTGGTTAACACTGTCGTCGCGGCAATGGGGGACCGAATCGAGCCAGCAGTGGGGACATCCGTGTGTCCCTTGCGCCCTGCCTTGTTAGTGGGAGGCGGGCCGCTGATAGCATCCGTGGATGTCTTGTTCTGGAGGGGACTATGCTGCTCTAGGGAGGCACAGGATGGggaggaggcggtggaggaggaggaggaggagcgaggtAGTTCGGGGGGTGAGGCAGGTGTGCTGCTGGGGTTCAGCTTCTCCATCATGGTGCTGAAATCTCCCTGTCAGTGCGAGGTCCTGCTCCTCTCGGCtgccctgcgtgtgtgtgtgtgtgtcttggtgtctttatatgtgtgtgagagtaatTAACATGTTGTGGTTCCTgcagactgacacacagagcCCTTTAAACCTCTCCTTGCAAAGTCTATGTGTCTTTTCCATATAGGCGACTTATAACcctttatttcttcttcctttgctcCTCTTTCATGCAGATTATACAATATTCGGCGGCTCTACCTCATTAAAACTGTAGATTTTCCTCTGGCCAGCCTGAATCCATCAATTGCTCTTACCTTCGCCAGATCAGTGTGtgagttttctgtctttaacGGATGACTATTTCTGCGGTGTCGTCCCTGGGTGGAGCGTGGAGCCGGGGTGGTTGCCGCGGTCTGATTTGGCGTGTATTTTTCTCACAGTACATCCTGAGCAGCACACTCTAGGTTTCTGAACGAGTCTCCAGTGGCTGCTCTTAATGAATCtgtccgtctctgtctgtctgtgtattttgAGGATGTGAGTCAAAATCCTTTTCAGCATTCAAAACGTCCCAGACCGCCGAAGATTGGATTGATATCAAAGAGTCTgttgaacaaaagaaaaaaaaaatgcactcagGATATATATTAGTCGTATTTTTAGCAGAAGGAATAAGATATGAAAATGTGCTCAAGGGGTGAGATTTTGCATATAAGCACCAGAGGAGCAAATAGTTGTTGGGGCTGGTTTCCTCCGTGGACGCTGGGCTACAGtttaaaatctgaattaaaTTCATGGAAATTTACAGATTCATCTCATACTGCAGCCCCGACGGCACGTTGAAACGCTGGACATGAAATGAagtcactgttttcacatttgtttttactctCGGGTTTTGCAATTGCaattgttccttttttttcttttttagcgGTCATGACTTTATTTTGGACAGTTCCCTGTTTCACAATGATGGACAGACGACACTGGCAGGTAGTATTTTTCAGCTAATTTTGCAGCAGTGTTGTATTTACTGTCAAATACATGTCAAGCGGAACCCTCAGAGAAGCGACACAATTACAGaatatttttgcacaaatttGTAAGAAATTAATTTTGCTGTGGTCGCCCAGAAACAAAGCCATTATGACATTGTGACTATTTCGTTGTAGGACAGATGATACGCATTTTAATCTTAGTCGAGCCAATACTCACTTCCACAGTTTCTTTCACCACAAGCTTTTTACTATTTTGTGTCAGTTACTCAAATAAAATACCTTTGATAATTGTGATAAACCTGTATGTTGccaatatttcatttaaataggCTTTATTGAAATAGTTGAATTCCATTGCACTTGATTTCATACTTGTCCAGcatgtcttttctttgtttaatccCTTTTCATGTTATTGCCTTATATTATTGTTTAAGCCTAATACACAATACATTAGAAATGTACTGTAACCAGTAGACcgtcacaaacaaacaaactgccaTCCAACAAACCATTTAACAAGACTTGATATTAAAATCTTCATTTACTTGCCACAAaataaccctttttttttttttttttttacagttttcaactccagctg
Coding sequences within:
- the lyl1 gene encoding T-cell acute lymphocytic leukemia protein 1 homolog gives rise to the protein MMEKLNPSSTPASPPELPRSSSSSSTASSPSCASLEQHSPLQNKTSTDAISGPPPTNKAGRKGHTDVPTAGSIRSPIAATTVLTSHHADKTAAPEPIVMETEEEEEEERRGGPTPTTATGASANQSPTLSSPPPLLPAPAKTSPCPLPPPTSTTSLPLSSSSSPLPPHIPVISLGHSKPPLPLTNTPLTALHPIPNLLHGPHGDLRRNQLTCLPGASPGASGPAVGSGGHSTPSSGPLLPQQYLSAHPFFTSSYLGPSAGNYSVISNSRMKRRPSSHFEVEISECPPQKIARRVFTNSRERWRQQNVNGAFSELRKLIPTHPPDKKLSKNEILRLAVKYINFLVTLLNDQAQDKSRDSTDNEAEDESVAAGLDGNKLNPLFQCDTPPLSHAAPPPSVHRDRDSTDSVIALANSPATSSCYGDTDSEESFGAKASLVTHGILGKVKGQIRMVAATNDER